The following are encoded together in the Penicillium digitatum chromosome 3, complete sequence genome:
- a CDS encoding Glycosyl hydrolase, putative: protein MILSKWLATLLGGAFAVQGVLAIELNIDDENSLKSAAKTVATTMMNYYDSRESKDIPGKFDGTWWEGGSMFMTLILYWFVTGDTQFNDAVQEGMYFQKGDDDFFPSNYSQYLGNDDQVFWGLAAITAAEFNYPEREGEPSWVSLAQGVFNTQYPRWDTSSCHGGMRWQIWPYQDGYLTKNAISNGGLFQLSARLALYTGNKTYADWAERIWDWSATTPLLKQKNWNIADTTTCGTQCTDHGDFQWTYNYATYISGAAYMHNYTNGTETKWKEGIEGLIKTSQQFYPTTGFDGAGGQILSDITCEASGNCDRNQITFKAYFTNWLGMLTTIVPGTYDLIFPQLKTSAQAAAKQCSGGDDGSHCGIRWYKQATWDGTKGLEQQMAVLGVLSANLIPFKNKAPLTVSSGGTSKSNPNAGTNTSDNNVPVLNTIGTGDRAGAGVLTVIFVSGWAIAVTWMIRGG from the exons ATGATTCTGTCCAAGTGGCTGGCCACTCTGCTGGGCGGTGCGTTCGCCGTCCAGGGTGTCCTCGCTATCGAGTTGAACATTGATGACGAGA ACTCCCTGAAAAGCGCGGCTAAAACGGTCGCTACGACCATGATGAACTACTACGACTCTCGCGAGTCCAAGGACATCCCGGGTAAATTTGATGGCACTTGGTGGGAGGGCGGTTCCATGTTCATGACCCTTATTCTGTACTGGTTTGTGACCGGTGATACCCAGTTCAATGATGCCGTTCAGGAAGGAATGTACTTCCAGAAGGGCGATGACGACTTCTTCCCCAGCAACTACAGTCAGTACCTGGGCAATGACGATCAAGTCTTTTGGGGTCTTGCTGCTATTACCGCCGCGGAATTCAACTACCCCGAAAGAGAGGGCGAACCCTCCTGGGTATCCCTCGCACAGGGTGTCTTCAACACCCAGTACCCCCGCTGGGATACCAGCAGCTGCCACGGTGGCATGCGCTGGCAGATTTGGCCGTACCAGGACGGCTATCTGACGAAGAATGCGATTTCGAACGGAGGACTATTCCAACTTTCGGCCCGCCTCGCCCTCTATACCGGAAACAAGACATATGCCGACTGGGCCGAGCGAATTTGGGATTGGAGCGCTACGACCCCGCTGCTCAAGCAGAAGAACTGGAACATCGCCGACACCACCACCTGCGGCACGCAGTGCACGGATCATGGCGATTTCCAATGGACCTACAACTACGCCACCTATATCAGTGGGGCTGCCTACATGCACAACTAC ACTAATGGCACTGAAACGAAATGGAAGGAGGGTATTGAGGGTCTCATCAAGACCTCCCAACAGTTCTACCCGACCACAGGATTTGATGGAGCCGGCGGCCAAATTCTATCGGACATCACCTGCGAAGCCAGCGGTAACTGCGATCGCAACCAGATCACCTTCAAGGCTTATTTCACCAACTGGCTTGGAATGTTGACTACTATCGTCCCCGGTACCTACGACCTGATCTTCCCCCAGCTGAAAACCTCGGCCCAGGCCGCTGCAAAGCAATGTTCgggtggtgatgatggctCGCACTGTGGTATTCGCTGGTACAAGCAAGCCACTTGGGATGGCACCAAAGGTCTGGAGCAACAGATGGCTGTGCTGGGTGTTTTGTCTGCCAATCTGATTCCTTTCAAAAACAAGGCGCCACTGACGGTATCATCGGGTGGAACCTCGAAGAGTAACCCGAATGCCGGCACCAATACGTCGGACAATAATGTCCCTGTATTGAATACCATCGGTACCGGTGACCGTGCAGGTGCAGGCGTCTTGACCGTCATCTTCGTCAGCGGTTGGGCTATTGCTGTGACTTGGATGATCCGCGGCGGTTAA
- a CDS encoding T-complex protein 1, beta subunit, putative, whose amino-acid sequence MASFGNPTQIFGDDVIEEKGENARLSAFVGAIAVGDLVKSTLGPKGMDKILQSASTGEILVTNDGATILKSIALDNAAAKVLVNISKVQDDEVGDGTTSVTVLAAELLREAEQLVAKKIHPQTIIEGYRIASKAALAALEATAVNRSHDPEAFRKDLHAIARTTLSSKVLSQDRDQFAKLACEAVLRLKGSTDLSHIQIIKKAGGKLSDSYLDEGFIMDKKVGVNQPKRLENAKILVANTAMDTDKVKIFGARVKVESTGKLAELEKAEREKMRQKVERIKAHGINCFVNRQLIYNWPEQLFTEAGIMSIEHADFDGIERLALVTGGEIASTFDHPDQVKLGGCDLIEEVIIGEDTLIKFSGVAAGQACTIVLRGATEQLLDEAERSLHDALAVLSQTVKDPRVTLGGGCAEMVMSKAVEQAAQNTTGKKQLAVDSFSHALKQLPTILADNAGLDSSDLVTRLRSAINNGMTSSGLDLLTPGGGIADMRELGVVEAYKLKKAVVSSASEAAELLLRVDNIIRSAPRQRNRM is encoded by the exons ATG GCATCTTTCGGCAATCCCACACAGATCTTTGGTGACGATGTCATTGAAGAGAAGGGCGAGAATGCCCGTCTCTCAGCCTTTGTCGGTGCTATCGCCGTCGGAGACCTCGTGAAGAGTACCCTTGGACCCAAGGGAATGGACAAGATCCTACAATCTGC GTCGACAGGAGAGATCTTAGTGACGAACGACGGCGCTACGATTCTTAAGTCCATCGCTCTGGATAACGCTGCGGCTAAGGTTTTGGTCAACATCTCCAAGGTCCAGGACGATGAGGTGGGTGATGGAACCACATCGGTCACCGTCTTGGCCGCCGAGTTGCTGCGTGAGGCCGAACAGCTTGTTGCCAAGAAAATTCACCCCCAGACTATCATCGAGGGTTATCGGATAGCTAGCAAGGCTGCCCTCGCCGCTCTCGAGGCTACGGCGGTCAACCGCAGCCATGACCCCGAAGCTTTCCGCAAGGACTTGCACGCCATTGCCCGCACAACACTTAGCTCGAAGGTTCTGTCGCAAGACCGGGACCAATTCGCCAAGTTGGCTTGTGAGGCCGTTCTGCGTCTCAAGGGATCCACCGATCTTTCTCACATCCAGATTATCAAGAAGGCCGGTGGAAAGCTGAGCGATTCATACCTCGATGAGGGTTTCATTATGGACAAGAAGGTCGGTGTCAACCAGCCCAAGCGGTTGGAGAACGCCAAGATCCTGGTTGCCAACACAGCAATGGACACAGATAAGGTCAAGATTTTCGGTGCACGAGTCAAGGTTGAGTCGACCGGCAAGCTTGCTGAGTTGGAGAAGGCAGAGCGCGAGAAGATGCGCCAAAAGGTCGAGCGCATCAAGGCTCACGGTATCAACTGCTTCGTTAACCGTCAGCTTATCTACAACTGGCCCGAGCAGCTGTTCACTGAGGCCGGTATTATGTCCATCGAGCACGCCGATTTCGACGGCATCGAGCGCCTGGCCCTTGTTACCGGTGGCGAAATTGCCTCCACGTTCGACCACCCCGACCAGGTCAAGTTGGGTGGGTGTGATCTGATTGAAGAAGTGATCATTGGTGAGGACACCCTGATCAAGTTCTCCGGTGTGGCCGCTGGTCAGGCTTGCACCATTGTGCTGCGCGGTGCGACCGAGCAACTTCTCGATGAGGCCGAGCGTTCGCTCCACGATGCTCTGGCCGTCCTCTCCCAGACTGTCAAGGATCCCCGTGTCACacttggtggtggctgcgCCGAGATGGTCATGTCTAAGGCTGTTGAACAGGCGGCCCAGAACACGACCGGCAAGAAGCAGCTTGCTGTCGACTCCTTCTCTCACGCTTTGAAGCAGCTGCCTACCATCCTGGCTGACAACGCTGGTTTGGACTCGAGCGATTTGGTCACTCGCCTGCGCTCAGCGATCAACAATGGCATGACCAGCTCTGGTCTTGACCTGCTGACGCCCGGTGGTGGTATTGCGGATATGCGTGAGCTTGGTGTGGTGGAGGCTTATAAATTGAAGAAGGCGGTGGTTTCGTCTGCGTCCGAGGCAGCCGAG CTTCTCCTGCGGGTGGACAACATCATCCGCTCGGCTCCCCGCCAACGCAACCGGATGTAA
- a CDS encoding Peptidyl-prolyl cis-trans isomerase, putative has translation MTDSGELAQAPANKRPHSAIEAENNDDSSDDDFGPALPSEVAPKKKRRKLPFEKVYINALPISARYSRSLMHKDQLSFVTVAPYTDFVITSSVDGFVKFWKKMAEGIEFVKEFLAHPGEIRGVTVSADGRSFATAGLDKTVKIFDVITFDLLSMYTLEFVPRCVCWVHPRGASLPLLAVTDESSTTIQIFDGRGENPQPLHTLKSVHRSPVVSLAFNNAFNCVVSADESGMIEYWRAGDGSFEKPDNVFELKSSTNLFAFKKAKSVPTAITISPSGEHFATVSFPDRQIRVFEFATGKLYRTYDESITTITEMQQAGTAPYELDEVEFGRRLGVERELENEATRNKVNVSFDESGHFLLYGSLYGVKCINTYTNRVVRVYGREEPFRALNLAMYQGQPQRKGVVTVSMAASSNPLLQEAEERDPILLCTGFAKVRFYMFTNQTDISKSVRDVQNEKPTQAAAGTGTAVTKAAETGTAAILHTTFGDIHLRLYPSAAPRAVENFVTHARNGYYNNTIFHRVIRKFMIQGGDPQGDGTGGESIWGGEFADEFSVLKHDKPYTLSMANAGPNTNASQFFITTEKTPWLDNKHTVFGRAVQGLDIVHKIENVRTHKEKPEVDIKIVSISIS, from the exons ATGACTGACTCCGGCGAACTCGCTCAGGCTCCCGCGAACAAGCGGCCTCACTCTGCTATCGAGGCCGAGAACA ATGATGACTCTTCCGACGATGATTTCGGCCCTGCGCTGCCCTCAGAGGTCGCCCCCAAGAAGAAGCGGCGCAAGCTTCCTTTTGAGAAAGTCTACATCAATGCACTACCAATCTCCGCACGGTATTCCAGGTCCCTTATGCACAAGGACCAATTGTCATTTGTGACTGTTGCGCCATATACGGACTTTGTGATCACTTCCTCTGTCGACGGTTTTGTTAAGTTCTGGAAGAAGATGGCGGAAGGCATTGAGTTTGTCAAGGAGTTCCTTGCTCACCCAGGCGAGATTCGAGGTGTCACTGTCAGCGCCGACGGCCGCAGCTTCGCGACAGCGGGACTGGACAAGACGGTGAAGATCTTTGATGTTATCACATTTG ATCTCTTGTCGATGTACACGCTAGAATTTGTGCCTCGATGTGTTTGCTGGGTACACCCGCGCGGGGCCTCGCTACCCCTGCTAGCCGTGACAGACGAGTCAAGTACCACGATACAAATATTTGATGGACGTGGCGAAAATCCCCAGCCATTGCACACCTTAAAATCGGTTCACCGCAGCCCTGTGGTATCACTAGCATTCAACAACGCCTTCAACTGCGTCGTCTCTGCCGACGAATCAGGAATGATTGAATACTGGAGAGCTGGAGATGGATCTTTCGAGAAACCTGACAATGTCTTCGAGCTCAAATCCTCAACAAATCTCTTCGCATTTAAGAAAGCCAAATCCGTCCCGACAGCAATCACAATCTCTCCGTCCGGCGAACACTTCGCCACAGTTTCCTTCCCTGACCGTCAAATTCGAGTATTCGAATTCGCAACCGGCAAGCTTTACCGCACATATGACGAATCAATAACCACCATCACGGAGATGCAGCAAGCCGGAACAGCACCGTACGAACTTGACGAAGTAGAATTCGGGCGCCGCCTTGGTGTTGAGCGCGAACTCGAAAACGAAGCCACGCGCAATAAAGTAAACGTGTCTTTCGACGAATCCGGCCATTTTCTCCTCTACGGCTCTCTTTACGGCGTGAAATGTATCAACACCTATACAAACCGGGTAGTCCGCGTTTACGGCCGCGAAGAGCCTTTCCGAGCTCTTAACCTCGCTATGTACCAAGGACAACCTCAACGCAAAGGCGTCGTAACCGTCTCCATGGCAGCCAGTAGCAACCCGCTCCTCCAGGAAGCCGAAGAACGCGATCCGATCCTCCTCTGCACCGGCTTCGCCAAGGTGCGCTTCTACATGTTCACGAACCAAACCGATATCTCGAAATCTGTCCGTGACGTCCAGAACGAAAAGCCAACCCAAGCAGCAGCTGGCACGGGTACGGCAGTTACCAAAGCCGCTGAGACCGGCACTGCTGCAATCTTGCACACAACCTTCGGCGACATTCACCTGCGTCTGTATCCCTCTGCTGCACCAAGGGCCGTGGAAAATTTTGTCACACACGCCCGTAATGGCTATTACAATAACACCATCTTTCATCGTGTGATCCGTAAGTTCATGATTCAAGGTGGTGACCCGCAAGGTGATGGGACCGGTGGTGAGTCTATCTGGGGCGGGGAATTCGCCGACGAGTTCTCCGTTCTCAAGCACGATAAGCCGTATACGCTGTCGATGGCCAACGCCGGACCTAATACAAATGCCAGTCAGTTCTTCATCACCACGGAGAAGACGCCGTGGCTGGATAACAAGCATACTGTCTTTGGGCGTGCAGTGCAGGGCTTAGATATCGTGCATAAGATTGAGAATGTGCGGACACATAAGGAGAAACCGGAGGTTGATATTAAGATCGTGAGTATCAGTATCTCGTGA
- a CDS encoding Integral membrane protein produces MSLTTRLPFLFLTLIALIISALAADSILPTSASNTFPQCGLTCTTLTDAQTSCESGAASTWTSCFCQSSLLTSLKTSGSICSTCSAADQATLSTWYNNYCNSGGKDTSNTATTTTKSTANAASTSGSSSNANTNKPVSATDENPSWWSTHYRWVIMLIVLAIGFSLIAVLGVRFKRRYDAKRPNLYHGGGSSLLSTASPPTPRDAAWADVAPVPVPAPDLAAGSLASSSRSTMAKTSTPVPGTRTRLTKVEQDSGDVEIRQV; encoded by the exons ATGTCACTCACTACGCGCCTCCCATTCCTTTTCCTCACCCTTATCGCCCTCATAATCTCAGCCCTAGCCGCCGACAGCATCCTCCCCACTTCAGCTTCCAATACATTTCCGCAATGCGGGTTGACCTGCACAACGTTGACCGACGCGCAGACCTCCTGTGAATCAGGCGCCGCCTCAACCTGGACCTCATGCTTCTGCCAGTCATCCCTGCTCACCAGCCTCAAAACCTCCGGCAGCATCTGCTCCACCTGCAGCGCTGCAGACCAAGCCACCCTCTCAACCTGGTATAATAACTACTGCAACTCCGGCGGCAAAGATACATCCAACACCGCCACCACAACAACCAAGTCCACAGCCAACGCAGCCTCTACATCTGGTTCCAGCTCGAACGCAAACACGAACAAGCCCGTCTCGGCCACAGACGAGAATCCGTCATG GTGGAGTACCCACTATCGATGGGTCATCATGCTCATTGTGCTGGCTATCGGATTCAGTCTCATCGCAGTCCTCGGTGTACGGTTTAAGCGTCGCTATGACGCTAAACGGCCCAATCTCTACCACGGCGGTGGCAGCAGCTTGCTAAGCACTGCTTCCCCGCCGACTCCACGCGATGCCGCCTGGGCCGACGTCGCgccggtgccggtgccgGCCCCCGATCTTGCTGCTGGATCTCTGGCTAGTAGCTCGCGCTCGACCATGGCGAAGACCAGCACTCCTGTCCCCGGGACTCGGACGAGATTGACCAAGGTTGAGCAGGACTCTGGAGATGTGGAGATTCGACAGGTTTAA
- a CDS encoding Peptidase aspartic, active site, with product MPTTPSRQLLSTLITSLGNTRWTLLRTLRSENPLDLNGELRGTAAFTAQPPTTTDRDWLYCEEGEIPSHVGTGALPPGLRWTKKYIWRLDSDSGRVSVWFVKVAPGPEEADYLFHNFDFDSGSDLDSLPDLESVSAQRDPGEFVTPPVPPAVSTSGKTTVLNARGNHLCINDMYRTAYAFRIEPDTGKVLSWASRHVVRGPKKGQDIVNRYEKEA from the coding sequence ATGCCGACAACGCCCTCCCGCCAACTCCTTTCAACGTTAATAACCTCTCTCGGCAACACCCGCTGGACCTTACTCCGAACCCTCCGGAGTGAGAACCCCCTCGACCTAAACGGCGAGCTCCGCGGGACCGCGGCCTTCACCGCACAACCTCCCACCACCACCGACCGCGACTGGCTATACTGCGAAGAAGGGGAGATACCTAGCCATGTTGGCACAGGGGCTTTACCGCCTGGTCTACGGTGGACAAAGAAGTACATCTGGCGCCTAGACAGCGACAGCGGACGCGTTAGCGTCTGGTTCGTAAAAGTCGCGCCGGGCCCGGAAGAAGCAGACTACCTATTCCACAACTTCGACTTTGATTCGGGTTCGGATTTAGATTCGCTACCAGATTTGGAATCGGTGTCTGCGCAGAGGGATCCCGGTGAATTCGTCACGCCGCCCGTGCCGCCTGCTGTGTCAACCTCCGGCAAGACTACTGTCCTCAATGCTCGAGGCAACCATCTCTGTATCAACGATATGTATCGCACGGCGTATGCGTTCCGCATTGAGCCTGATACCGGGAAGGTGCTTAGCTGGGCTAGTCGGCATGTTGTGCGCGGGCCGAAGAAGGGGCAGGACATCGTTAATCGGTACGAGAAGGAGGCATGA
- a CDS encoding Integral membrane protein, putative encodes MAKSLIDRHPLQWMPSPSRGLSALVHLAGLSSFLWSFKYIHENPNEANEAYGWHFQYLTVIGLSLSTLTFAVALVADITSSRRLFLIKNILSICGAPLEVVISVLYWGLRLIDGHLVVPEDISIPLHADISFHAAPSVVMLIDLLLLSPPWTITVLPALGLSSTIAFGYWFWIEQCFSQNGWYPYPIFEALPTSGRIGLFTLSAVIMTLSTITLKWLHGRVNGFGNPMKPQSRPGDIKRKNDL; translated from the exons ATGGCCAAATCTCTCATCGATCGGCACCCGCTTCAGTGGATGCCGAGCCCTTCACGGGGCTTATCAGCCTTGGTTCAC TTGGCTGGACTTTCGAGCTTTTTGTGGTCATTCAAATA CATTCACGAAAACCCGAACGAAGC CAATGAAGCGTATGGATGGCATTTTCAATATCTGACTGTGATTGGCCTGTCGCTGTCAACACTCACTTTTGCGGTCGCACTAGTAGCGGACATCACCTCGTCCCGGCGACTGTTCCTGATCAAAAACATCCTATCGATATGCGGTGCCCCCCTTGAAGTTGTGATCAGTGTTTTATACTGGGGTCTTCGCTTG ATTGATGGGCATTTGGTTGTTCCCGAAGACATTTCAATTCCCCTTCATGCCG ACATCAGCTTCCATGCAGCACCGTCAGTGGTGATGTTGATTGACCTGCTGCTCCTATCTCCACCCTGGACAATCACTGTGCTCCCTGCATTGGGGTTGTCTAGCACTATCGCTTTCGGCTACTGGTTCTGGATTGAGCAATGCTTTTCCCAGAATGGATG GTACCCATATCCTATCTTCGAAGCACTGCCCACATCAGGTCGTATTGGCCTGTTTACTCTCAGTGCCGTTATCATGACACTGAGTACCATTACTCTCAAGTGGCTCCATGGACGCGTCAATGGATTTGGCAACCCCATGAAACCGCAATCCCGTCCGGGCGATATTAAACGAAAGAATGATCTGTAA